One genomic region from Hirundo rustica isolate bHirRus1 chromosome 5, bHirRus1.pri.v3, whole genome shotgun sequence encodes:
- the ANKRD17 gene encoding ankyrin repeat domain-containing protein 17 isoform X2: MEKAVGAAVAVTAEEGGGEGGGGEAGSATAGPGPPEGPSGPAAPPSPCGPGAAGLVRVCDLLLKKKAVPGKAKRGGRAARPASSSESGGGGSESSNNGSDDEEEEEEEEDDEEEEEEEEEEVSEVESFILDQDDLENPMLETASKLLLSSTADGADLRTVDPETQARLEALLEAAGIGKLSTADGKAFADPEVLRRLTSSVSCALDEAAAALTRMRAESTANAGQTDNRSLAEACSEGDVNAVRKLLIEGRSVNEHTEEGESLLCLACSAGYYELAQVLLAMHANVEDRGIKGDITPLMAAANGGHVKIVKLLLAHGADVNAQSSTGNTALTYACAGGYVDVVKVLLESGASIEDHNENGHTPLMEAGSAGHVEVARVLLENGAGINTHSNEFKESALTLACYKGHLEMVRFLLEAGADQEHKTDEMHTALMEACMDGHVEVARLLLDSGAQVNMPADSFESPLTLAACGGHVELAALLIERGANLEEVNDEGYTPLMEAAREGHEEMVALLLGQGANINAQTEETQETALTLACCGGFLEVADFLIKAGADIELGCSTPLMEAAQEGHLELVKYLLAAGANVHATTATGDTALTYACENGHTDVADVLLQAGADLEHESEGGRTPLMKAARAGHVCTVQFLISKGANVNRTTANNDHTVLSLACAGGHLAVVELLLAHGADPTHRLKDGSTMLIEAAKGGHTSVVCYLLDYPNNLLSAPPPDATQLTPPSHDLNRAPRVPVQALPMVVPPQEPDKPPANVATTLPIRNKAASKQKSSSHLPTNNQDVQGYITNQSPESIVEEAQGKLTELEQRIKEAIEKNAQLQSLELAHADQLTKEKIEELNKTREEQIQKKQKILEELQKVERELQLKTQQQLKKQYLEVKAQRIQLQQQQQQQSCQHLGLLTPVGVGEQLSEGDYARLQQVDPILLKDDPQQAAAQTGFAPIQPLAMPQALPLAAGSLPPGSIANLTELQGVIVGQPVLGQAQLAGLGQGILTETQQGLMVASPAQTLNDTLDDIMAVSGRASAMSNTPTHSIATSVSQPQTPTPSPIISPSAMLPIYPAIDIDAQTESNHDTALTLACAGGHEELVQTLLERGANIEHRDKKGFTPLILAATAGHVGVVEILLDNGADIEAQSERTKDTPLSLACSGGRQEVVELLLARGANKEHRNVSDYTPLSLAASGGYVNIIKILLNAGAEINSRTGSKLGISPLMLAAMNGHTAAVKLLLDMGSDINAQIETNRNTALTLACFQGRTEVVSLLLDRKANVEHRAKTGLTPLMEAASGGYAEVGRVLLDKGADVNAPPVPSSRDTALTIAADKGHYKFCELLISRGAHIDVRNKKGNTPLWLAANGGHLDVVQLLVQAGADVDAADNRKITPLMAAFRKGHVKVVRYLVKEVNQFPSDSECMRYIATITDKEMLKKCHLCMESIVQAKDRQAAEANKNASILLEELDLEKLREESRRLALAAKREKRKEKRRKKKEEQRRKLEEIEAKNKENFELQAAQEKEKLKAEDDPEVPMEPPSATTTTTIGISATWTTLAGSHGKRNNTITTTSSKRKNRKNKVTPDNVQIIFDDQLPISYSQPEKVNGESKSSSTSESGDSDNMRISSCSDESSNSNSSHKSDNHSSTAVTNTQSNKKQPSVLVTCPKDERKAVPGKSSIKLCEVINEVTSNSLSTCTKSTPSPLSSPNGKLTIASPKRGQKREEGWKEVVRRSKKVSVPSTVISRVIGRGGCNINAIRECTGAHIDIDKQKDKTGDRIITIRGGTESTRQATQLINALIKDPDKEIDELIPKNRLKSSTVNSKIGSSTPATTTAANSSLVGIKVTTVAASSTSQTASALTVPAISSASTHKSIKNPVNNVRPGFQVSLPLAYPPPQFAHALLAAQTFQQIRPPRLPMTHFGGTFPPAQSTWGPFPVRPLSPARATNSPKPHMVPRHNNQNSSGSQVNPASSLTTSPTATTTSVASTVPGSSASGNPSSPSVRRQLFVTVVKTSNATTTTVTTTASNTSTAPTNTTYPTPTAKEHYPASSPSSPSPPAQPAGVSRSSPPDCAAASPNKGAPPSEPEAGSPPAADAGGSTSSRQPNPGTSSSSVHPAHQQPLGAPLPEARPPLQQPQVPAPDPRMVVPPNLAATSSSAPAVGSSNAPMTYPVSQTSMGSAQPAAKMETPAIRPPVHGTGSVPKNPAPVQNSSVAVLNVNHIKRPHSVPSSVQLPSTLSTQSASQNSAHPANKAMGNNFSATLPFGPFSTLFENSPTSAHAFWGGSVVSSQTTPESMLSAKSSFLPNSDPLHQSDTSKAPGFRPPLQRPAPSPSGIVSMDSPYASVTPSSTHLGTFASNLSGGQIYAPGTPLGGAPAAANFNRQHFSPLSLLPPCSSASNESPAQSVTSGVRAPSPTPSAVSLGSEKPSNVSQDRKVPVPIGTERSARIRQTGTSTPSVIGSNLAAPVGHSGIWSFEGIGGSQDKVDWCHSGMGSHMIHRPMSDPGVFSHQAMERDSTGIVTPSGTFHQPVPAGYMDFPKVGGMPFSVYGNAIIPPVAPITDGTGGPIFNGPHAADPSWNSLIKMVSNSTENNGPQTVWTGTWTPHMNSVHMNQLG; the protein is encoded by the exons GTGGAATCATTTATCTTGGATCAGGATGATCTCGAAAACCCTATGTTGGAAACAGCTTCTAAATTGCTGCTGTCAAGTACTGCTGATGGTGCTGACCTGAGAACAGTAGATCCTGAAACCCAGGCAAGATTAGAAGCTTTACTTGAAGCTGCGG GAATAGGGAAGCTGTCGACAGCGGATGGGAAAGCCTTTGCAGATCCCGAGGTGCTCCGCAGGCTGACCTCCTCGGTCAGCTGCGCGTTGGATGAGGCTGCCGCTGCGCTGACCCGGATGAGAGCGGAGAGCACAGCCAATGCAGGGCAGACGGACAA CCGCAGCTTGGCCGAGGCTTGTTCTGAAGGAGATGTGAATGCTGTGCGGAAGTTGCTCATTGAAGGCCGGAGTGTGAACGAGCACACAGAAGAAGGGGAAAGCCTCCTTTGTTTGGCCTGCTCAGCAGGATATTATGAGCTTGCACAG GTTCTCCTGGCAATGCATGCCAATGTGGAGGATCGGGGAATCAAAGGAGACATCACACCTCTGATGGCTGCTGCCAATGGCGGGCACGTCAAAATTGTCAAGCTGCTGCTAGCTCATGGTGCTGATGTGAACGCACAGTCATCCACAG GCAACACAGCCCTGACCTACGCCTGTGCCGGGGGCTATGTGGATGTTGTGAAGGTGCTGCTGGAGTCCGGCGCGAGCATTGAGGACCACAACGAGAACGGTCACACGCCGCTGATGGAAGCCGGGAGCGCTGGCCACGTGGAAGTGgccagggtgctgctggaaaatggagCAGGCATCAATACGCATTCCAATGAATTCAAGGAGAGCGCGCTGACGCTGGCTTGCTACAAAG GCCATCTGGAAATGGTGAGGTTTCTGCTGGAAGCTGGTGCAGACCAGGAGCACAAGACAGATGAGATGCACACTGCTCTCATGGAGGCGTGCATG GATGGTCACGTGGAAGTGGCAAGACTACTTCTGGACAGTGGAGCTCAGGTGAACATGCCTGCAGACTCCTTCGAGTCTCCATTGACTCTGGCAGCCTGCGGCGGGCACGTCGAGTTGGCGGCTTTGTTAATTGAACGTGGGGCTAACCTGGAAGAGGTCAACGATGAAGGTTACACACCACTGATGGAGGCAGCTCGAGAAGGCCACGAGGAGATGGTGGCACTGTTACTTGGGCAAG GAGCAAACATCAACGCTCAGACAGAGGAGACGCAAGAAACCGCATTAACTCTGGCTTGCTGCGGAGGGTTTCTGGAGGTGGCTGATTTTCTCATTAAAGCAGGAGCTGACATAGAACTCGGCTGTTCCACACCTTTGATGGAAGCTGCTCAAGAGGGGCATTTGGAGCTGGTTAAATATTTATTAGCTGCAG GGGCTAATGTGCACGCAACAACAGCAACCGGTGACACGGCACTGACGTATGCCTGTGAAAACGGCCACACTGATGTAGCAGATGTCTTACTTCAGGCAGGTGCAGATCTG GAGCATGAATCAGAAGGTGGCAGAACTCCTCTCATGAAAGCAGCCAGGGCGGGTCATGTTTGCACTGTTCAGTTCTTGATTAGCAAAG GAGCAAATGTGAACAGGACCACAGCAAACAATGATCATACAGTGTTGTCACTGGCCTGTGCCGGAGGTCACTTGGCAGTAGTGGAGTTACTGCTCGCTCATGGTGCTGATCCCACACACAGGCTCAAG GACGGATCGACTATGCTAATCGAGGCAGCCAAAGGCGGTCACACCAGCGTGGTTTGTTACCTTCTGGATTACCCAAACAACTTGCTTTCCGCTCCTCCGCCCGATGCCACTCAGCTGACCCCGCCATCCCATGATCTAAACAGG GCTCCTCGAGTACCAGTGCAGGCGCTGCCCATGGTCGTCCCACCCCAGGAGCCTGACAAACCCCCTGCTAATGTCGCCACAACCCTTCCCATCAGAAATAAAG CTGCTTCTAAACAAAAGTCCAGCAGTCATTTGCCAACAAACAACCAGGATGTACAGGGTTACATCACCAATCAGTCTCCAGAGAGCATTGTAGAAGAGGCTCAGGGCAAGTtgacagagctggagcagaggataAAAGAAGCCATAGAGAAGAACGCTCAGCTGCAGTCCCTGGAATTGGCACACGCTGACCAGCTCACCAAAGAGAAGATTGAGGAGCTGAACAAAACGAGAGAGGAACAAattcagaagaaacaaaagattttGGAGGAACTGCAGAAAGTGGAGCGAGAGTTACAGCTGAAAACTCAGCAGCAGCTAAAAAAGCAATATCTAGAGGTAAAAGCGCAAAGAattcagctccagcagcagcagcagcaacagtcTTGCCAGCATCTGGGACTACTGACTCCCGTTGGGGTAGGAGAACAACTCTCAGAGGGAGACTATGCACGATTGCAGCAAGTGGACCCCATCTTGCTTAAAGATGACCCTCAGCAAGCTGCTGCGCAGACGGGTTTTGCACCAATTCAGCCTCTGGCCATGCCACAAGCTTTGCCTCTGGCAGCAGGTTCCTTACCTCCAGGGTCCATCGCAAATCTTACAGAACTGCAAGGTGTTATAGTTGGACAGCCAGTGCTGGGCCAAGCACAACTAGCAGGGCTGGGGCAAGGAATACTGACAGAAACACAGCAAGGGTTAATGGtagccagccctgctcagacGCTCAATGACACGCTGGATGACATCATGGCAG TGAGTGGAAGAGCATCTGCAATGTCAAACACTCCTACCCACAGCATTGCAACCTCAGTGTCCCAACCTCAGACGCCGACTCCGAGTCCCATCATTTCTCCTTCAGCCATGCTGCCCATCTACCCTGCTATAGACATCGATGCCCAG ACTGAGAGTAACCATGACACAGCCTTGACACTGGCTTGTGCTGGCGGCCATGAAGAACTGGTACAAACCCTGCTGGAGAGAGGAGCTAACATTGAACACAGGGACAAGAAAG ggTTTACCCCACTTATTTTGGCTGCTACAGCTGGCCATGTGGGTGTTGTGGAAATCTTACTGGATAATGGAGCCGATATTGAAGCCCAGTCTGAGAGAACCAAGGACACTCCTTTGTCTTTGGCTTGTTCAGGAGGGAGGCAAGAG GTGGTGGAGTTGCTGCTAGCTCGAGGGGCAAACAAGGAGCACAGGAATGTGTCTGATTACACACCTTTGAGCCTCGCCGCCTCAGGTGGCTACGTGAACATTATCAAGATTCTGCTGAATGCTGGGGCAGAAATCAATTCCAG aACTGGCAGCAAATTGGGCATTTCTCCCTTGATGCTGGCAGCTATGAATGGGCACACTGCTGCTGTCAAGCTGTTACTGGACATGGGCTCTGATATAAATGCCCAGATCGAGACCAACAGGAATACAGCTCTGACTCTGGCCTGTTTCCAAGGAAGAACTGAGGTGGTCAGCCTGCTGCTTGATAGAAAAGCTAACGTGGAACACAGAGCCAAG ACTGGTCTCACACCGTTAATGGAAGCAGCTTCTGGGGGATATGCGGAAGTGGGCAGGGTCCTGCTGGACAAAGGTGCAGATGTCAACGCTCCCCCAGTACCTTCATCCAGAGATACAGCTTTAACCATTGCAGCAGACAAAGGGCACTACAAGTTCTGTGAGCTCCTCATTAGTAG GGGAGCTCACATCGATGTGCGGAACAAGAAGGGGAATACCCCACTGTGGCTGGCAGCAAATGGGGGGCATCTTGATGTTGTCCAACTGCTGGTCCAGGCTGGAGCTGACGTGGATGCAGCTGATAACAGGAAAATAACTCCTCTCATGGCAGCCTTCCGAAAG GGTCATGTGAAAGTGGTGCGTTACCTGGTGAAAGAGGTAAACCAGTTCCCGTCCGACTCAGAGTGCATGAGATACATAGCAACCATTACTGATAAG GAGATGCTGAAGAAGTGCCACCTGTGTATGGAGTCAATTGTTCAAGCCAAAGATAGACAGGCTGCAGAAGCCAACAAAAACGCAAGCATTCTGCTAGAGGAACTGGACTTGGAGAAG CTAAGGGAAGAAAGCAGGAGACTGGCTCTGGCTGccaaaagagagaagagaaaagagaaaagaaggaagaaaaaagaagaacaaaggCGAAAACTAGAAGAAAtagaagcaaaaaataaagagaatttcGAACTTCAAGCTGCTCAGGAGAAAGAGAAGTTAAAAGCTGAAG ATGATCCCGAGGTCCCAATGGAGCCTCCCAgtgctaccaccaccaccaccatagGTATATCTGCAACCTGGACAACGTTAGCGGGTTCTCACGGGAAGAGGAATAACACTATCACCACAACAAGCtccaagaggaaaaacaggaaaaacaaagtaacCCCTGATAATGTTCAGATTATATTTGATGATCAGCTTCCAATTTCCTATAGCCAACCAGAGAAGGTGAATGGGGAatccaagagcagcagcactagTGAGagtggtgacagtgacaataTGAGGATCTCCAGCTGTAGCGATGAGAGCAGCAATAGCAACAGCAGCCACAAAAGTGACAATCATTCCTCCACAGCTGTCACTAACACACAGAGCAACAAAAAGCAACCATCAGTGCTCGTCACTTGTCCGAAGGATGAGAGGAAAGCAGTCCCTGGCAAGTCATCCATCAA GTTGTGTGAAGTCATTAATGAAGTGACGAGTAATTCCTTGTCTACTTGCACAAAATCCActccttctcccctttcttCTCCAAATGGAAAGCTAACCATTGCTAGTCCTAAACGTGGtcagaaaagggaagaaggtTGGAAGGAAGTTGTGAGAAG atccAAGAAGGTTTCTGTCCCATCAACTGTGATTTCCAGAGTTATTGGCAGAGGAGGATGTAACATCAATGCAATCCGGGAGTGCACGGGAGCGCATATAGACATTGACAAACAGAAGGATAAAACTGGAGACCGAATAATCACAATAAG GGGTGGCACAGAATCGACCAGACAGGCCACACAGCTGATCAATGCTCTGATTAAGGATCCAGATAAGGAAATCGATGAACTTATTCCAAAGAACCGTTTGAAAAGTTCAACTGTAAATTCCAAAATAGGATCCTCAACACCTGCCACCACTACAGCTGCTAACAGTTCTCTCGTGGGCATCAAAGTGACCACCGTAGCTGCTTCGTCGACATCTCAGACCGCCTCCGCGCTCACCGTGCCTGCAATCTCCTCAGCCTCCACTCACAAAAGCATTAAGAACCCTGTGAACAACGTGCGGCCTGGTTTCCAAGTTTCTCTTCCCTTGGCATATCCTCCTCCGCAGTTTGCACACGCGCTCCTCGCCGCTCAGACTTTCCAGCAGATCCGTCCGCCCCGGCTGCCCATGACGCACTTCGGAGGTACCTTCCCGCCAGCTCAGTCCACGTGGGGTCCGTTTCCCGTCAGGCCGCTGAGCCCCGCGAGAGCCACGAACTCGCCGAAACCTCACATGGTGCCTCGCCATAACAACCAGAACAGCAGCGGTTCTCAGGTGAATCCAGCAAGTTCTTTGACGACGAGTCCCACGGCAACGACGACTTCAGTGGCTTCTACCGTGCCTGGATCTTCCGCGAGCGGCAACCCGAGCTCTCCTTCGGTCAGGAGGCAGCTGTTTGTCACGGTGGTGAAGACGTCCAatgccaccaccaccaccgtGACAACCACGGCCAGCAACACGAGCACAGCGCCCACGAACACCACGTATCCGACTCCTACTGCCAAAGAACACTACCCTGCATCTTCCCCCtcatctccttctcctcccgCGCAGCCGGCGGGCGTCTCCAGGAGCAGTCCTCCCGACTGCGCGGCAGCCTCTCCCAATAAAGGCGCGCCTCCGTCTGAGCCGGAAGCGGGGAGCCCGCCTGCGGCGGATGCGGGCGGCTCgaccagcagcaggcagcccaATCCCGggaccagcagctcctctgtgcaTCCTGCTCatcagcagcccctgggagctCCTCTGCCAGAGGCCAGGCCCCCTCTCCAGCAACCTCAGGTTCCTGCACCAGATCCTCGCATGGTTGTGCCTCCAAATTTAGCGGCGACGAGCTCATCTGCTCCCGCGGTAGGCTCGAGCAACGCTCCGATGACCTACCCCGTGTCCCAGACGTCGATGGGGTCTGCTCAGCCCGCAGCCAAGATGGAAACCCCAGCCATCAGACCGCCGGTGCATGGAACCGGCAGCGTCCCCAAGAATCCGGCTCCTGTGCAAAACTCCTCTGTTGCAGTCCTCAACGTTAACCACATCAAAAGGCCCCACAGCGTTCCTTCTTCAGTGCAGCTTCCTTCTACCTTAAGTACACAAAGTGCTTCTCAGAATTCAGCCCACCCGGCGAACAAGGCCATGGGGAACAACTTCAGTGCTACTCTGCCTTTTGGGCCCTTTAGTACATTGTTTGAGAACAGCCCCACGTCTGCTCATGCCTTCTGGGGTGGGTCTGTCGTTTCCTCTCAGACAACACCAGAATCCATGCTATCAGCAAAGTCATCATTTTTGCCAAATTCGGATCCGTTACATCAGTCTGATACTTCCAAAGCCCCGGGTTTTAGGCCACCGTTACAGAGGCCAGCTCCGAGTCCCTCAG GTATTGTCAGTATGGATTCTCCCTACGCTTCTGTAACACCTTCTTCTACACACCTGGGGACCTTTGCCTCGAACCTGTCGGGAGGGCAGATCTACGCGCCCGGGACACCACTGGGCGGAGCGCCTGCAGCTGCTAATTTTAACAGACagcatttttcccctcttagtTTATTGCCTCCATGTTCATCAGCATCAAATG AATCTCCTGCTCAGTCTGTGACCTCTGGAGTACGAGCACCCTCTCCCACCCCTTCAGCAGTGTCCTTGGGATCAGAAAAACCCAGTAACGTTTCTCAGGACAGAAAAGTTCCTGTTCCTATTGGGACTGAACGGTCTGCACGTATTAGACAAACTGGAACGTCTACTCCTTCTGTAATTGGGAGCAACTTGGCTGCCCCAGTGGGACACAGTGGGATCTGGTCCTTCGAAGGTATCGGTGGCAGTCAAG ATAAAGTGGACTGGTGTCACAGCGGAATGGGGAGCCACATGATCCACAGGCCCATGTCTGATCCAGGCGTGTTCTCGCACCAAGCCATGGAGAGAGACAGCACGGGAATTGTAACGCCTTCTGGTACATTCCAtcagcctgtccctgcaggataCATGGACTTCCCAAAAGTTGGG gGAATGCCTTTTTCTGTGTATGGGAACGCCATAATTCCTCCTGTAGCCCCCATCACAGATGGTACTGGAGGGCCCATCTTTAACGGGCCTCATGCTGCTGACCCATCTTGGAACTCGCTGATAAAGATGGTTTCAAATTCCACAGAAAACAACGGGCCTCAGACG GTGTGGACTGGAACTTGGACACCTCACATGAACAGTGTGCATATGAACCAACTGGGCTGA